Proteins encoded by one window of Halomonas chromatireducens:
- a CDS encoding tyrosine-type recombinase/integrase: MSRQTNKLSATAVKMAKPREKTFKMTDGGGLYLEVSPTGSKYWRMKYRHAGKEKRLAIGVYPDVSLVKAREAREDAKRQLAQGIDPSTAKRIARQHGEQSAANTFMTVAIEWLEKVHQHEVVPAHYQRNKRRLERDAFPIIGKRPIAEITPPELLGCLRRIEERGHVETAHRVKTLCGQVFRYGISTGRVERDPTPDLRGALRPSKTKHYPALTHPKEVAELLRAIDGYGGQPTTIAALKLAPLVFTRPGELRQARWADIDLEAATWTFEASKTGQPLIVPLPHQAVTILCDLHGLTGRTEFVFPGIRSSKRPMSNATIKAALDRMGFKGEMTAHGFRAMARTILAERLNYPEHYIEQQLAHAVKDSNGRAYNRTSHLEQRREMLQSWADYLDALRGRADNVVPIQTGT; the protein is encoded by the coding sequence ATGAGCCGCCAGACCAATAAGCTATCTGCCACCGCCGTGAAGATGGCCAAGCCCAGAGAGAAAACGTTCAAGATGACTGATGGGGGCGGCCTCTACCTGGAGGTCTCCCCTACCGGCAGCAAGTACTGGCGCATGAAGTACCGCCACGCCGGCAAGGAGAAGCGTCTGGCCATCGGCGTCTACCCGGATGTCTCGCTGGTGAAAGCGCGAGAAGCCCGCGAGGACGCCAAGCGACAGCTTGCCCAGGGCATCGACCCCAGCACCGCCAAGCGCATCGCTCGCCAGCATGGCGAACAATCCGCCGCCAACACCTTCATGACCGTGGCTATCGAGTGGCTGGAGAAGGTTCACCAGCATGAGGTGGTGCCGGCCCACTACCAGCGCAACAAGCGTCGCCTAGAGCGAGACGCTTTCCCGATCATCGGCAAGCGCCCCATCGCCGAGATCACCCCACCCGAGCTGCTGGGCTGCCTGCGCCGTATCGAAGAGCGCGGCCACGTCGAGACTGCCCACCGGGTGAAGACGCTGTGCGGCCAAGTCTTCCGCTACGGCATCTCCACCGGGCGCGTCGAGCGTGACCCGACACCTGATCTGCGCGGAGCCCTGCGGCCCAGCAAGACCAAGCACTACCCTGCCCTGACACACCCCAAGGAGGTGGCCGAGCTCCTGCGCGCTATTGATGGCTATGGCGGCCAGCCCACCACCATCGCTGCACTAAAGCTGGCGCCCCTGGTTTTCACTCGCCCAGGCGAGCTGCGCCAGGCCCGCTGGGCCGACATCGACCTGGAGGCCGCCACCTGGACCTTTGAGGCCAGCAAGACCGGGCAGCCCTTGATTGTCCCCCTGCCCCACCAAGCAGTGACGATCCTGTGCGATCTGCACGGCTTAACCGGGCGCACCGAGTTCGTTTTTCCCGGCATCCGCAGCAGCAAGCGCCCGATGAGCAACGCCACGATCAAAGCCGCGCTGGATCGCATGGGCTTCAAGGGTGAGATGACAGCACACGGATTCAGGGCCATGGCCCGCACGATCCTGGCCGAGCGACTGAACTATCCCGAGCACTACATCGAGCAGCAGCTGGCGCACGCGGTGAAGGACAGCAACGGCCGCGCCTATAACCGGACCTCGCA